The genomic region GCTGTTTGGTGAACTTTGCTATTTGTATCGGATTAGTTTGTGTTGTTTGGTTGAACTTTGCTATTTGTATTGTTGAACTTTATCTATTTGGTTGAACTAGTTTGTGTTCTGGTTGCTCGCGCGCGCTGATTTTTTGCAGCGTCTGTTGGAGCAGGTCGTGCTCGCAATATTTTGCAgccgctgctggagccagcgccctGCCACGCACAAAAAACCACTATTTCCGCGCGCAAAATACTGTTTTAGCGCGCCGCTCGTTgcgcggctgttgaagatgctgTGAGAGCACGCACGACATGACACCCCTCCTCCAAAGTCCAAACACAcacaccagagagagagagagagtgtgtgtgtgataaTCCATGTATGAAACGACGAGGTGCGGATAGCCACAGGCAACACATGCCCTTTACAATCAACAAACAATCGAAACATGACCACTCGTTCTCTCATATGCATTCATCCGTAGTACGTGTAATCACTCTGACTCATGACCAATGCGAGGCAGCTGCACATGCACTGACCCGGTCGTGTGATGGCTTCTTCTACCTAGCTCTAGACCCCATCGTCGTCGTCGCCAGAGCCCTGCCGGAGCAGCCTGCTGATGTCCTCCGCGATGAACTCCCCGTCTGTGCCGCTGCCGTAGATCCCTCTCCCCGCCAGCCCCGCACGGTACAGCCCGTTCTCCCCCTTGGGAGATCTACCGGACGCCATCCCGTCGTCACCGATCAGCCCGCCGTCGTCGCTCTGAAACCAAACCAGGAAGCATTCCGATCCAGCTTCAGTTACAGttcactagctagctagcaagctgaGAAGTTGGCGACAAATTAAATTGGTTCATTCTTGGCATGAGACATTAGTGATCGAACCTTGAGCCACTTTTTTGCCGTGCTGCGGTACCCGGTGGCGAAGACGATGGCGTCGAAGCGGCGACGCTCACCGCCAGCGAACTCCACGACGTCCCCTTCGATGCTCGTGATCGCCGGCAGCACCTTGATCTGGCCGCTCTTGATCTTGTCGTAGGTGCCGACGTCGATGACTGGGTAGACGTTGCTCTGGATCTTTCTGGTGAAGGGCCCAACGTCAGGCCGCCGGAGGCCGTGCCTGGCCGTATCGCCGAACACGACGCGGCACGCGAACAACGCCAGCCGGTCGATCATCCAGACGGGCAGGTAGGCGAACAGCGCCGTGGACGCGTTCATGATCTCCCTCGTCATGAGGTGGAGCTCGCCGCGGACGACGATGGAGGCCGCGGCGCCGGCCTGGGCCAGGTCCAGGGCGATCTCCATTCCAGAGTTGCCGCAGCCGACGACGAGCACTTCCTTTCCCCGCATCCCCTCGCCGGACCGGTACTCGCCGGCGTGGATGGCCTCGCCATGGAACGTGTCCAGCCCGGGCACCTCGGGCAGCACCTTCTCGTCGAACTCCCCCGTGGCCACCACCAGGAACCTCGCCGTGTACTGCTCCGCATCGCCGGTGGCGAGGTTGACGGCCTCCACCTCCCACCGGCCGTCCACGAAGCGCGCCGAGCGGAcctcgcggcggaggcggaggcgcgcgCGCACGGCGAAGCGGTCGGCATAGGCGTCGAGGTAGCGGACGAAGTGGTCGCGGGGGAGGTAggccggcgcgtcgtcgtcgtgCGGCAGGTGGGGGAGCGCGCTCGCCTGCTTGGGGAGGTGCAGGTGGAGGCGGTCGTAGGCGCGCTTCTGCCACAGCGAGCCGACGCAGTCGTCCCGCTCCAGGACGATGCTATCCACCCCGCGCCGAGCCAGGCACGCCGACGCAGCCAGCCCCGACGGCCCCGCCC from Triticum aestivum cultivar Chinese Spring chromosome 4A, IWGSC CS RefSeq v2.1, whole genome shotgun sequence harbors:
- the LOC123083190 gene encoding probable indole-3-pyruvate monooxygenase YUCCA11, with the translated sequence MDNSAPPVIIVGAGPSGLAASACLARRGVDSIVLERDDCVGSLWQKRAYDRLHLHLPKQASALPHLPHDDDAPAYLPRDHFVRYLDAYADRFAVRARLRLRREVRSARFVDGRWEVEAVNLATGDAEQYTARFLVVATGEFDEKVLPEVPGLDTFHGEAIHAGEYRSGEGMRGKEVLVVGCGNSGMEIALDLAQAGAAASIVVRGELHLMTREIMNASTALFAYLPVWMIDRLALFACRVVFGDTARHGLRRPDVGPFTRKIQSNVYPVIDVGTYDKIKSGQIKVLPAITSIEGDVVEFAGGERRRFDAIVFATGYRSTAKKWLKSDDGGLIGDDGMASGRSPKGENGLYRAGLAGRGIYGSGTDGEFIAEDISRLLRQGSGDDDDGV